GAACTTGCCTGGTCATAAGCTCGCTGCATGAAAGAAGAATAGATTGCACAGAAGGGCTTAAGACCTTCACATGCTAAACCAGCAGCAAAAGTAACTGCATGTTGTTCCGCTATCCCCACATCGAAACATCTTGTCGGGAATCGACGTTGGAAGAGATTTAACCCAGTCCCACCTCCCATAGCTGCATGAATCGCAACCACGTCTTTGTCCACTTCTGCTTCCGCAACCAAAGCCTCCGCAAAGTAAGTTGTGTAAGACTGAGTCTTGTTACTACTTTTGAACTGTTTACCAGTTGCTGGATCAAATTTCACAACACCTGAAAGAAAAAAAAAGAATCAGTAAGTCTATCACACTTCCTTAATAACTATAGAAAAAAAAATTATCCATTACACGTCTATTTACCGTGGTACTTGTCATCAGCTCTCTCTGCGTAAGGATAGCCACGACCCTTCTCTGTTACAACATGAATAAGTACAGGTCCTGTGGTTCTGGCACTCTTAACTTCTTTAAGAATGGCTACCATATCATCTATGTTGTGCCCATCAACTGGACCAATATAGTACAGACCAAGTTCTTCAAAGAGTGTCGATCCCGTCCCGCTTATCATTCCTCGAGCATACTCATCTACCTTAGCAGCCAATTGGTGCATTGGCCCGCCTATTTGCTTTGTCACACCCTTTATACAACAACAAAAGCTAAAATCTTCATTCACTTCATAAAGATTAGGAATCTTTATAATATATATATATATACACTTGCCTTTGCGACTTCTCTCAACTCTCTGAGAGCTGGGTTAGACTGCAACCGACTAAGAGCACTGCTCAAGGCTCCAACAGGTGGACTTGGTCCATCCAAAGTAGCAGTAGGTAATGAGACTTGCTTGTTGTCATTGAGAATGACAATCATATCAGAGTCTAGATATCCAGCGTTGTTCATTGCTTCATAAGCTTGCCCTGCTGTCATAGCACCATCACCAATCACAGCAACCACATTGTTGCTCTTCCCTTTCAAATCCCTTCCTACAGCCATTCCTGTAAGTAAAACCCAAACACTTCTGATTCAGACTTGTTTTTCTTGTTACCGCAACACAAGGCAAATTAAAAGACAACACCAAAGGGATTTTGCTTACCTAAGCCAGCAGATATTGTGGTTGAGCTATGTCCGGTACCAAAGCAATCATGTTCGCTCTCTCCTCGCTTGGTGAAACCTGAGAGACCATTGGTTTGCCTCATCGTCGGCATCTTCCCTCTTCTCCCGGTAAGAATCTTGTGAGGATAAGACTGATGACCAACATCCCAAAGAATCTTGTCCTGTGGAGTGTTGAAAATGTAGTGAAGAGCCACAGTGAGCTCCACAACACCAAGACTTGACCCCAAATGTCCACCGGTTTTTGAAACGTTGAAGATCACATCTGATCTCAGCTCATCAGAGAGTTGTTTCAGTTCCTGCGAATGAGTTAAAACCATAAATAATGAAGCTTAAATACAAATGGATCAAGTCTTGAGGCTGATTCAATTTTTTTTTTTTACCTTGATGGAAAGATTTTTCATGTGGATTGGGTAATTGATTGTGTCAAGCAATGGAGTTGGTGGTCTGTTTGAGTAATATTCTCCCTTCTCTACAAGTGAAGCATTCACTTTTACCTTTCTGTTTGACTGTACACACAAACCAAAATCAACAACAAGATGAGAACAAAAACTACAACCAAAGAGGCAAAGTCACTGGTCTAATTTCACAGCAGGTTCAATAAACTAACATAGAAAAAGGGTCGAACTTGTTTGACTTCTGTCAAAAATGAAGTAAACGCATTATTTAATTCAAGATTTTGCCAAATGGGTTACTACAAAAATCACAACAAAAAGGCTAAAATTGACCTTATAATCCAACAAAGTTCTAGAATCATATATACATGGATGACAAGAGACGAGAGAGAGAGAAGTGAATCTTACATGGGAATTGTTGGGTCTGCGACATGGTGATGGAAGATCTGTAGCCAAAGATCTAGAAGAAGACAGAGAAGTTTGTTTACAAGAATCTGTTAAAACACCTTTGGCTATTATGTAAGAAGGAAAAGCAAATGCAGACAGAGCCATTAAAGAAAGGAATAGACTTTAAAAACTTGGGTAAGAAAAATGTAAGTTAGATCAGATGATTTATGAGGAACAAAGAGAATCTAATTAGGAAAACTGAGGTTATCAAGAACAGTGAAAA
This sequence is a window from Brassica oleracea var. oleracea cultivar TO1000 chromosome C1, BOL, whole genome shotgun sequence. Protein-coding genes within it:
- the LOC106309119 gene encoding 1-deoxy-D-xylulose-5-phosphate synthase, chloroplastic, with amino-acid sequence MALSAFAFPSYIIAKGVLTDSCKQTSLSSSRSLATDLPSPCRRPNNSHSNRKVKVNASLVEKGEYYSNRPPTPLLDTINYPIHMKNLSIKELKQLSDELRSDVIFNVSKTGGHLGSSLGVVELTVALHYIFNTPQDKILWDVGHQSYPHKILTGRRGKMPTMRQTNGLSGFTKRGESEHDCFGTGHSSTTISAGLGMAVGRDLKGKSNNVVAVIGDGAMTAGQAYEAMNNAGYLDSDMIVILNDNKQVSLPTATLDGPSPPVGALSSALSRLQSNPALRELREVAKGVTKQIGGPMHQLAAKVDEYARGMISGTGSTLFEELGLYYIGPVDGHNIDDMVAILKEVKSARTTGPVLIHVVTEKGRGYPYAERADDKYHGVVKFDPATGKQFKSSNKTQSYTTYFAEALVAEAEVDKDVVAIHAAMGGGTGLNLFQRRFPTRCFDVGIAEQHAVTFAAGLACEGLKPFCAIYSSFMQRAYDQVVHDVDLQKLPVRFAMDRAGLVGADGPTHCGAFDVTFMACLPNMIVMAPSDEAELFHMVATASAIDDRPSCFRYPRGNGIGVALPPGNKGIPLEVGKGRILKEGERVALLGYGSAVQSCLGAAVMLQERGLNITVADARFCKPLDRALIRSLAKSHEVLITVEEGSIGGFGSHVVQFLALDGLLDGKLKWRPMVLPDRYIDHGSPADQMAEAGLMPSHIAATALNLIGAPWEALY